A DNA window from Brassica napus cultivar Da-Ae chromosome A4, Da-Ae, whole genome shotgun sequence contains the following coding sequences:
- the LOC106450219 gene encoding B3 domain-containing protein At2g36080-like, producing the protein MSINQYSSEFYYHSLMWQQQQQHHHQNEVVEEKEALFEKPLTPSDVGKLNRLVIPKQHAERYFPLAAAAVDAVEKGLLLCFEDEEGKPWRFRYSYWNSSQSYVLTKGWSRYVKEKQLDAGDVVLFHRHRADGGRFFIGWRRRGDSSSSSDSYRYLQSNASLQYYPHAGAQAVENQRGNSKTLRLFGVNMECQIDSDWSEPSTPDGFTTCPTNQDQFPIYPEHYPPPYYMDVSFTGDVHQSQQG; encoded by the exons ATGTCAATAAACCAATATTCAAGCGAGTTCTACTACCATTCTCTCATGTGGCAACAACAGCAGCAACACCACCATCAAAACGAAGTCGTGGAGGAAAAAGAAGCTCTTTTCGAGAAACCCTTAACCCCAAGTGACGTCGGAAAACTAAACCGCCTAGTCATCCCTAAACAGCACGCCGAGAGATACTTCCCTCTCGCCGCCGCCGCGGTAGACGCCGTGGAGAAGGGATTACTCCTCTGCTTCGAGGACGAGGAAGGTAAGCCATGGAGATTCAGATACTCTTATTGGAATAGCAGCCAGAGTTACGTCTTGACCAAAGGATGGAGCAGATATGTTAAAGAGAAGCAACTTGACGCCGGCGACGTTGTTCTCTTTCATCGCCACCGTGCTGACGGTGGAAGATTCTTCATTGGCTGGAGAAGACGCGGCgactcttcctcctcctccgacTCTTATCGCTATCTTCAATCTAATGCCTCGCTCCAATATTATCCTCATGCAG GGGCTCAAGCGGTGGAGAACCAGAGAGGTAACTCCAAGACATTGAGACTTTTTGGAGTGAACATGGAGTGCCAGATAGATTCAGACTGGTCCGAGCCATCCACACCTGACGGTTTTACCACATGTCCAACCAATCAGGACCAGTTTCCTATCTACCCTGAACACTATCCTCCTCCGTACTACATG GACGTAAGTTTCACAGGAGATGTGCACCAGAGCCAACAAGGATAG
- the LOC106421867 gene encoding uncharacterized protein LOC106421867, protein MPSTSEYVPVNLEEPRMVVESSDTMQMVNDAFRENISSFIEDGERVEEPNLEARRFFDMLDAAKHPIYEGCKKDHSPLSAATRMMTIKSDFNLAEDCVDAIADFVKDYLPEDNMCPASYDEVDKLVSGLGLPFQMIDVCIDNCMIYWKVDANYLACKFCGKPRFKVTSGRAKVPYKRMWYLPLADRLKRLYQSERTASAMRWHKEHSSEGEIVHPSDAKAWKHFQSVYEEFASESRNVYLGLCTDGFNPFGKHGRQYSLWPVIVTPYNLPPSLCMKREFLFLTILVPGPEHPKRSLDVFLQPLIYELQELWANGVETFDISCRQNFKMHAVLMWTISDFPAYGMLSGWTTHGRLSCPHCQDSTDAFQLKHGRKTCWFDCHRRFLPSSHPYRRSQTLFTKGKVVHDPPPPELDGNYLLRQIGDFGADTTAECGGNGHGPVDGYGEYHNWHKKSIFWDLPYWKDHLLRHNLDVMHIEKNFFDNIMNTVLNVQGKTKDNLKSRLDLPGICAREELHIMANGKGPTPKFRLSPAAKEVFIQWLLSSVKFPDGYASNLRNCVDSQEERLSGMKSHDCHVFMQRLLPFAFAGLLPKDVHEAIAGISAFFRDLCTRSLTFDGIRQLESNIPIILCNLEKIFPPSFFDVMEHLAIHLPREAELGGPVQYRWMYPFERFMFHLKKKVKNLSRVEGSIVAQTIKEETSNFSAYYFAPHIQTKSRKPGRNDDGGEKPHYISDVPDIFAQVGRLSGKRKKRWLTDEEIRHLHMYILLNCDELLQYERIYDAQLREAYPYHSENQILAIKHMEYANWLKFYVGMCLTRGEKIDNWFEELVGGPLSLAVSSPAYFTRGYAFKVSREGNTTPTVNSGIFVQAGDTTYYGLLKEILEVEYPGIINLKCILFLCDWYNPQLGSGVRHTEFGVIEVNSSKRLNKYDPFILASQADQVCYICYPRIKHKKDPWVTVTHIIPRGRVCGMSEKDPLQQTSVGFVGSIDHSVEPIPLTDFEEATLENIFLI, encoded by the exons ATGCCTAGTACTAGTGAATATGTGCCGGTTAATTTAGAAGAACCTAGAATGGTAGTTGAATCTAGTGATACAATGCAAATGGTAAACGATGCATTTCGTGAAAACATCTCTTCGTTTATAGAAGACGGAGAGAGAGTTGAGGAACCAAATTTAGAAGCAAGGAGATTTTTTGATATGTTGGATGCAGCTAAGCATCCAATATATGAGGGTTGTAAAAAAGATCATTCTCCTTTATCGGCTGCAACTAGGATGATGACCATAAAATCAGATTTTAATTTGGCAGAAGATTGTGTAGATGCAATTGCTGATTTTGTGAAAGATTATCTTCCCGAAGATAATATGTGTCCAGCTTCTTACGACGAGGTCGATAAACTTGTTTCGGGTCTAGGTTTGCCATTTCAAATGATAGacgtttgcatcgacaactgtaTGATTTACTGGAAAGTCGATGCGAACTACTTAGCATGTAAATTTTGTGGTAAACCCCGATTTAAGGTCACTAGTGGAAGAGCTAAGGTTCCATATAAACGTATGTGGTATTTGCCATTAGCTGATAGGCTTAAAAGGTTATATCAATCGGAACGCACAGCAAGTGCTATGAGATGGCATAAAGAGCACTCAAGTGAAGGAGAAATTGTGCATCCCTCAGATGCAAAAGCATGGAAGCACTTTCAATCAGTTTATGAGGAATTTGCATCAGAGAGCAGAAacgtctaccttggattatgtactgatggttttaaCCCATTTGGAAAACATGGAAGGCAATATTCATTATGGCCAGTAATTGTCACACCTTACAATTTGCCCCCCTCTTTGTGCATGAAACGAGAGTTTCTATTTCTCACCATACTTGTTCCTGGTCCAGAACATCCCAAACGATCTCTAGATGTGTTCTTACAGCCGCTGATTTATGAGTTGCAAGAGTTATGGGCAAATGGTGTCGAAACATTTGACATTTCATGCAGACAGAACTTCAAGATGCATGCAGTGCTTATGTGGACTATCAGTGATTTTCCTGCATATGgaatgttgtctggatggacaacacatggaaggtTATCGTGTCCACATTGCCAGGATAGTACTGATGCATTTCAGTTGAAACATGGAAGAAAGacgtgttggtttgattgtcatagAAGATTTCTACCAAGTTCACATCCTTATCGCCGAAGCCAGACATTGTTTACAAAGGGAAAAGTTGTTCATGATCCACCACCACCAGAGTTAGATGGTAACTATTTATTGAGGCAGATTGGAGATTTTGGGGCAGATACGACGGCTGAATGCGGTGGAAATGGGCATGGCCCAGTCGATGGTTATGGCGAGTATCATAACTGGCATAAAAAGAGTATTTTTTGGGATTTGCCGTATTGGAAAGACCATTTACTACGGCATAATCTAGACGTCATGCACATTGAAAAGAATTTTTTCGATAACATTATGAACACAGTTTTAAATGTCcaagggaagacaaaagacaacttAAAGTCCAGACTAGACTTGCCTGGTATATGTGCACGAGAGGAGCTACATATTATGGCCAACGGAAAAGGTCCTACTCCCAAGTTTAGATTGAGTCCAGCTGCAAAGGAAGTGTTTATTCAGTGGCTATTAAGTAGCGTTAAATTCCCTGATGGATATGCTTCTAATCTAAGGAATTGTGTTGATAGTCAAGAAGAACGGTTATCTGGGATGAAAAGTCATGATTGCCATGTTTTCATGCAACGCTTACTTCCATTTGCATTTGCGGGACTCCTACCAAAAGATGTTCATGAAGCTATTGCTGGGATAAGTGCTTTTTTCCGAGATCTTTGCACAAGATCACTCACATTTGATGGAATTCGACAATTGGAGTCGAACATACCAATTATTCTTTGCAATCTTGAAAAGATTTTTCCACCATCTttttttgatgtaatggaacatctagCAATTCACCTTCCTAGAGAAGCAGAACTTGGTGGTCCAGTTCAATACAGGTGGATGTATCCCTTCGAGCGGTTTATGTTTCACTTGAAGAAAAAGGTCAAAAATTTAAGTAGAGTTGAGGGTTCTATTGTCGCTCAGACAATTAAAGAAGAAACATCAAACTTCTCTGCTTACTACTTTGCCCCACATATTCAAACAAAGAGTAGAAAACCGGGCCGTAATGACGATGGAGGAGAAAAGCCCCATTACATATCCGATGTTCCAGATATCTTTGCACAAGTAGGACGACTAAGTGGAAAACGCAAAAAACGCTGGTTAACAGATGAAGAGATTAGACACTTACATATGTATATTCTTCTCAACTGTGACGAACTACTGCAATACGAaag GATCTATGATGCTCAACTAAGGGAGGCCTACCCGTACCACTCTGAAAATCAAATTTTAGCGATAAAACATATGGAATATGCAAACTGGTTGAAATTCTAT GTGGGCATGTGTTTGACTAGGGGTGAAAAAATAGACAATTGGTTCGAGGAGTTAGTGGGTGGTCCTTTGTCACTAGCAGTGAGCTCACCAGCATATTTCACACGTGGTTATGCTTTTAAGGTGTCCCGTGAAGGAAATACTACACCAACGGTGAACTCTGGAATATTTGTGCAAGCTGGAGATACAACATATTATGGTCTTCTCAAAGAAATCTTAGAAGTTGAATATCCAGgaatcataaatttaaaatgcaTATTGTTCCTATGCGATTGGTACAACCCACAGCTTGGAAGTGGTGTAAGGCATACTGAATTTGGTGTGATTGAGGTTAATTCATCAAAGAGACTCAACAAATATGATCCTTTCATCCTTGCATCACAAGCGGATCAAGTGTGCTATATTTGTTACCCTCGCATTAAGCACAAAAAAGATCCATGGGTAACAGTCACACATATTATTCCGAGGGGTAGAGTGTGCGGAATGTCTGAGAAGGACCCATTGCAGCAAACCTCAGTTGGTTTTGTAGGTTCGATTGATCATTCGGTGGAACCAATACCTTTGACTGATTTTGAAGAAGCAACATTGGAAAATATATTTCTCATATAG